Proteins encoded together in one Microplitis mediator isolate UGA2020A chromosome 7, iyMicMedi2.1, whole genome shotgun sequence window:
- the LOC130671932 gene encoding GATA zinc finger domain-containing protein 14-like, translating to MVHEDDDDDSSHATLQNVSYDNNYFLVDTITARCLKSGVVREGWPENIINFLGADEEPIALNHDNLDILSNDGYISHYHYDDDDNDDDVITLSPSSTPSPPWTLLQPSTSSEQINDVMWDSPTPPYSPSPAYSSLSFENESLIYASSTSTFDSSSLPHASSASASIYPSSTSIYAPSTSMFNPSPTLSPSTIPSPPCTLSQPSTPSEQINDAMWDSPPPSYSPSPAYLSLSLENESLIYASSTSTLDSSSVSHASSASTLIYTPSTSIYAPSTSMFDPSPLIDAQLLWRLEQLDYIYLSNNNNNNNNNNNNNNNNNNNNNNNNNNNNNNNNNNNNNNNNNNNNNNNNNNNNNNNNNNNNNNNNNNNNNNNNNNNNNNNNNNNNNNNNNNNNNNNNNNNNNNNNNNNNNNNNNNNNNNNNNNNNNNNNNNNNNNNNNNNNNNNNNNNNNNNNNNNNNNNNNNNNNNNNNNNNNNNNNNNNNNNNNNNNNNNNNNNNNNNNNNNNNNNNNNNNNNNNNNNNNNNNNNNNNNNNNNNNNNNNNNNNNNNNNNNNNNNNNNNNNNNNNNNNNNNNNNNNNNNNNNNNNNNNNNNNNNNNNNNNNNNNNNNNNNNNNNNNNNNNNNNNNNNNNNNNNNNNNNNNNNNNSKMIIIISNKTDFISTMATINMFTMILRSILCKIILLTFWGNSQNVTVVL from the exons ATGGTCcatgaagatgatgatgatgactcTTCGCACGCAACGCTGCAAAATGTATCAtacgataataattatttcctcGTCGATACAATAACAGCTCGCTGTTTAAAATCGGGCGTCGTACGAGAAGGATGGCcggaaaatataattaattttttggggGCCGATGAGGAACCAATAGCTCTTAATCATGATAATTTGGATATTCTCAGCAATGATGGGTATATAAGTCATTACcattatgatgatgatgataatgatgatgacgTCATAACTTTATCACCATCATCGACACCATCTCCACCATGGACACTATTACAACCATCAACGTCATCAGAACAGATCAACGATGTCATGTGGGATTCACCGACACCACCATATTCACCATCACCAGCATACTCATCACTGAGCTTTGAGAATGAATCATTGATATATGCTTCATCAACATCGACGTTTGATTCATCATCGCTACCTCATGCttcatcagcatcagcatcgATCTATCCATCATCAACATCGATCTATGCGCCATCAACATCGATGTTCAACCCGTCACCTACTTTATCACCATCAACGATACCATCTCCACCATGTACACTATCACAACCATCAACGCCATCAGAACAGATCAACGATGCCATGTGGGATTCACCACCACCATCATATTCGCCATCACCAGCATATTTATCACTGAGCTTAGAGAATGAATCATTGATATATGCATCATCAACATCGACGCTTGATTCATCATCGGTATCGCATGCTTCATCAGCATCGACATTGATCTATACACCATCAACATCGATCTATGCGCCATCAACATCAATGTTTGACCCGTCGCCTTTGATAGACGCG CAGCTGTTATGGCGGCTCGAGCAACTCGATTACATATACCTttccaacaacaacaacaacaacaacaacaacaacaacaacaacaacaacaacaacaacaacaacaacaacaacaacaacaacaacaacaacaacaacaacaacaacaacaacaacaacaacaacaacaacaacaacaacaacaacaacaacaacaacaacaacaacaacaacaacaacaacaacaacaacaacaacaacaacaacaacaacaacaacaacaacaacaacaacaacaacaacaacaacaacaacaacaacaacaacaacaacaacaacaacaacaacaacaacaacaacaacaacaacaacaacaacaacaacaacaacaacaacaacaacaacaacaacaacaacaacaacaacaacaacaacaacaacaacaacaacaacaacaacaacaacaacaacaacaacaacaacaacaacaacaacaacaacaacaacaacaacaacaacaacaacaacaacaacaacaacaacaacaacaacaacaacaacaacaacaacaacaacaacaacaacaacaacaacaacaacaacaacaacaacaacaacaacaacaacaacaacaacaacaacaacaacaacaacaacaacaacaacaacaacaacaacaacaacaacaacaacaacaacaacaacaacaacaacaacaacaacaacaacaacaacaacaacaacaacaacaacaacaacaacaacaacaacaacaacaacaacaacaacaacaacaacaacaacaacaacaacaacaacaacaacaacaacaacaacaac aacaacaacaacaacaacaacaacaacaacaacaacaacaacaacaacaacaacaacaacaacaacaacaacaacaacaacaacaacaacaacaacaacaacaacaacaacaacaacaacaacaacaacaacaacaacaacaacaacaacaacaacaacaacaacaacaacaacaacaacaacaacaacaacaacaacaacaacaacaacaacaacaacaacaacaacaacaacaacaacaacaacaacaacaacaacagcaagatgattattataatcagCAACAAAacggattttatttctacAATGGCGACCATCAATATGTTTACAATGATATTGAGATCAATTTTGtgcaaaataattctattaacAT tttgggGTAATTCTCAAAACGTAACAGTGGTGCTGTGA